The DNA window ACCATACTCTATTAAACAAAATTGGAACTTTCAAGTAAGTGTACAAAAGTGCtgaaacaaatatatttaaatatagaGTTGTCCCAAACCCCTAACCTGAAATTACCTAATTAAAGCAGTTCCCACAGTGGAAAAACAAGAATATGTAGGTTTGTTAAAGTTCTAAATTCATCTGACATTTTGGTTATGAAGAGAACATTACATGGTTAATGAGTGCAATAGTGGGTTATTTTTCAGTGTAGTTGTAATACTCCTGCTAGCAATACTAAAGTAATGCTGTAAAATAACCCTACTGTAATTGACCATGAAACCACATTTTAAAGCATTTTGTTAAGTCAATGATCTACTCTGTCAGTGATCTGCAAATCACCTTgtaaataactactcattatgatttgtagatcagtcaacGATCAGCGGCAGCTCTCTGCACAGATGGACCCAGATGAAACCAATCATGGTTTCAATTGACTGATAATTCACTTACAATTGGTGATATGTGTTTTTTCTTACCAAGCTAAATGACGTTAGATAATTTAGCTTGCtaagaattttttttatttcatcaatCATTTAGCTTGGTAAGAAAAAACACATCTTCTAtttgaaaaaatatttttcttATCAATTCCTCAATATTCTAAGATATTTAGGCTTGCTTAGATTTCACCTTTTGCATGTCACTCGGCTACTGAAACAGTACACTTACTTTCTCATTCAGCGGTTAAATGAGACGTGCAATATTGCACACTTTCTAGTGTACACTTCCTTGTATCCTCGACCATTGTTTGAAACCTACAGTATTGTACTTTCAAGTACACTTCCTTAAAATCTTAGCCACTGAATGAAAGCTGCAGTAGTGCACACCGCTAACTTGACTCTGAACCATACAATGAGAGCAACAGTTTTGCACACTTTCCACACCCTTGCACTCACTGTCATTATTTAAGAAATATAGCCAAGTATTACATAAACGTAATAATACCGTCGGCAagcgcagggctctccagagggtggtgtggtcagatgtcctggagggcacactgcctgccctccaggacatctacagcacccggtgtcacaggaaggccaagaagatcatcaaggacctcagccacctgagccacggcctgttcacccgctACAGTCTAGAAGGCAGAgacggtacaggtgcatcaaaaccgagagactgataaaacagcttctatctccaggccttcggactgttaaacagtcaccactagccggcctccgcccagtatcccgctctgaactttagtcactgttactagcaggctaccacctggtactctaccctgcaccttagagtcattgaacactggttgCTATAATAATGTTACATCCTGTTTGACAcacttcatatgtacagtatatactgtattctagtcaaggcttaTCCAATTGAACTACTGCCGtgcacaccttttctattcatatagtgtccatacacaccatcaaatgcatacagtatatattcatATTCCAAACTCTGACATTTCTTTCTTTACATTTTGGGGATTtgtttgtattgctaggtattactgcactgttggagctagaaacataagcatttcactgaaccTGTGATAACATCTGGAAAATGAGTACGCAACCAATATATTTGATTTGGCTGAAGTAAAATTGTCAGTACACTTCTAAGCATAATGGCATGGAGAAAGTTACTGCACTCGATTGGTGGTGCCCAGGGCGATGCGGAGCCTCTGGTGGAAGGCGGGCACCCTCTCCCTCTGCAGGGGCCAGTTGAGGAGGCAATTTGGACGAAGCATGCCCCTGCGCAGGAGCAGACAGTGGGACAACTTGTAGTCCTGCACGTCCTCCAGGAAGACCAGCACCACCGAGTCCCGGCTGTCCTCGATCACCTGGTGCAGGGCGTGGTGGGCCATGAACCTGGGGTGGAAAGGGAGAGAATggtgggaggtgaggggaggagagtgaaAGGAAATGGGAGGAAGTGGTTtccagggagaggaaaggggagaaacgcagagagacagaagagggcaTTTGTCAGAGCGGGCAAATAAAAGAGGCTCAAAGTACCGAAGCATAACAGGAATTACATTTCAGATCTCAATCATATACATGTAacacttatccagagagacttgcaatcaaatcaatcaaaaggGTGAAACATGAACATAGAATAAAATACAATCAATGAATGGCAACATTTaacactggtttatactgtactgttagagCAGCTTTCAAGAACACAGATTAAGCCAATAACCTCAACACTTCAAGGGTTTAGACAGAAACACCTGCCTTGGATCAGTGCTGTGGTGATACTTTAAATGTTCATTCTTCACTTAGACATTCTTTGAGCATTATGGTCCATAGCCAAAAAAAAAAGGTAATGAGTTCAGAATAATTGTATTttacatttgtcatttagcagacgctcataTCCACAGCGACTTGAGTTGTGGGTGTACTTACATAGTTTACACATTAATAGAATCTTTCGAATTATTATTGAACTGATCGTTTTTTTTCAATGAAGAAATGGTTATCCAGACGCTGAGAGAATTTTCtgtgtaaaatgttttttttttactgctcgTTTGGGTTTCATATCTTCTTCCAGAATTGCCCAAACTCACTTACCCACTTCACACAGTCTCCACTTCCCCTGTTTGAGTAAAACTTGTCCAGTTCAATTTTAAAACAGAAAAATCATGGTATTATTACTATAATAACACATTAAAACGTCAACATGATTTACTTTCATTTCCTGAAATAAATATCCCTGCAGATTTTCCAACCACTGTCCTTATCAATGTTCTCTTTTTCCATGACCAGTGACCACACATGCTCTACCAATGTTTATGTAACGTGAATGTTCGGAAAAAAATATATCTATGTTCATTCTACTTACTGTCGACACATGGAGTCTTCGAGAAGAGTTTCGGTGACCACAAATAGTATTTTCCTGGACCTTCTCATATTCTCCACAATGGACTCCAGTCGCGAATCACCTGGCACTGCATCTCGATCCTGCAGATAAAATGTATACCCCTGTTCGTCCTCTAGAGGGAGCAAGCTTCGTTCCACCCAGGTTTTATCCTTTGCAGCATGAATGACGTACGCGTCGTAGTtgaactctctcccctccccggAACTGGCGTCGCTCAATCCGAGCGTACGGTTGATCAGAACGTTCCAGTAGAACTGAATCCTCCAACCCTGGAAGCGCACTAGGAGTGAGGTCACCATTAAAGTCAGGACCGCAGTGCTGGTGAGCACGTAGAGCGCCTGGAATGGTGTCATGTCCTGGCAGGAGAGCCTGTCAAACTCCATGATCGAGCGGTTGTAGTAGGCTTGCGGCGTGTTGCACACATACTCATCCCTGAGGCCCGGCACACTGGCGTTTGTTCCGTTCAGCCACGCCACAAACCACAGGATGCTCTCGCAGGTGCAGTCGAACGGGTTCTTCTCCATGACCAGCTGGCTGAGGTTGGCCAAAGCCGGCCCAAACACTTCCTTCCTCACCGACGTGATTAGGTTCTTCTGGAGCCGAAGCACCCGGAGCGACCCCAAGTCGTTGAAGACTGAGTCCCTGAGTTGGTTCAGAATGTTCCCACTGAGGCTGAGCTCTTGAAGGTTGGTTAATCCATGAAGGGCCTCATCGGGGATCTCATCCAGACCATTGAAGTCCATCTCCAGGGCAACAAGGCTGCGGAGCCCCCTAAGAAACAGCACCGGCCCACCTGGGTTAGCACTCTTCCACAGCCGGGCCAAGTTGTTGTGCTGAAACTTCAGCACCTTCAGATTCTCTAGTCCATCAAGAAGATCAATTTTTATGTTGGCGATGTTGTTGTTGCTGAGGTCCAGGATGGTGAGGTTGGACAGAGGCTTGAACGGAGAGGTATTCATATACAGGGTGCTGGTCAGAGCTCTCCCCAGCATCAGAGTCCTGAGAGCGGGCACATGGACAAACGACATAGGGCTGAGGATGAGCTTCTGGTTGCCGTTAGAGAGGTAGATCTCCTGTAGCTGGCCCAAACCCTGGAACTCTTTCCCCGTCAGGGTCTGGGAGATGGAGTTGTTGCCCAGCAGAAGGGTGGTGAGATTGCCCAGGCTGGAGAAGGCTCCAGGGTCTAGACGGGAGATTGCTGTGCTTGTAAGCTTTAGCATAAGAAGTGGTGAACCTGCGAGGGACACAAAGGTCTGGTTGGTGATGATTTTGAGCGACATGCAGCTGGTCCTACTCAGGTGGAGTTGGCGGAGACTCATCAAACCCGCAAAGGTGAGCACCGAGATGTTTCGAAAGGCAGTATTCTCCATGCTCAGGCTCTCCAGTGCCCTTAGTGGCTGGAAGGAGAAGTCGTCGATAATAGGGTAAGAAGAAGTGCGACTCTTCACCAGCGCCATATTCAGGTTGAGCCGTGTCAGATACCCCAGCCCGTTGAAAGTGTTCTTAGTCAGGCGCTTGAGGTTGTTCTGCTCCAGAGAAAGAACTTCCAGCATGGACAGCCACTGGAAAGAACCATCCCCGATCTTAGCTATGCTGTTGTGGGATAGATCCAAAGTAGTGAGGTGGGTCTTCCCCAGGCCTTTGAAGGTGGTGTTGTCTAGTGTAACTAGCTGTGTCTTTTGGAGGGAGAGGCTGCGGATCGCTGTCCCAGAAAGCTCTGTGCAGAGTTTAGACGTGAGTGAAGGGCCAAGTTTGCTCCCATTCATGACTAACTCATATATGCTTGCAATGGGCTTCAAGCAATCAGGCTCAAACTGCAAGGGGGGGGAAAAAACACTGATTAGTTGCTGCACAAGATGCTGCCATAGACTGTAGATACGTTGTCAAACTGGttcaatcaatgttgtttccatgtaatttcaactaaattacgttgaaccaacgtggaataaatGTTGAATTGTGGCAAGTGAGCTGTGGAGTCTGTGGCAAGTGAGCTGTCGCATTATTACAATCTTTCTTGTGCGGCGTTGAGTGATCCCGTTTTCACTATCATTGTATTTGTCCGGACCCTGCCTTGCTCTGTTCCTCTTTTTCCTAATTTGGCATCAATTAGTTTAATATGAAAATGTTGGTTCAAAATGCCCTAGATGTTAATTTGGTGGCTTTGCACTACGCCTAGAAAATAAGAGAGGAAACACTGAAGGGATCTTGACAACCTAAACAAAAGGTGTGATTGGTTGAGCATGGTGCTTATTCCTAGTGTCAGCAGCTGAGAGCATTAACATCCTTTTATTTCCCATTTCACAGGATCTTTTGTACCTTTGCTAGAGTTGT is part of the Oncorhynchus clarkii lewisi isolate Uvic-CL-2024 chromosome 10, UVic_Ocla_1.0, whole genome shotgun sequence genome and encodes:
- the LOC139418855 gene encoding toll-like receptor 3 isoform X1, translating into MNWPDIILILLAVNLGDLITGPTLCHASQKRQKSECQVRNGWADCSHLRLKEIPPNLPWNITGLDVSHNRLVELPPASLATYPGLVHLDVGFNSLTKLEDSLCQTLGLLRTLTVQHNEVHWLKEKDLSNCTNLTELNLAGNRLKLRGEPFAALQSLTLLDVSKNDLKTANLGTRLQLPSLVTLILSSNSISTFKKDDFYFLSNSSSLRVLHLSNLTTLAKFEPDCLKPIASIYELVMNGSKLGPSLTSKLCTELSGTAIRSLSLQKTQLVTLDNTTFKGLGKTHLTTLDLSHNSIAKIGDGSFQWLSMLEVLSLEQNNLKRLTKNTFNGLGYLTRLNLNMALVKSRTSSYPIIDDFSFQPLRALESLSMENTAFRNISVLTFAGLMSLRQLHLSRTSCMSLKIITNQTFVSLAGSPLLMLKLTSTAISRLDPGAFSSLGNLTTLLLGNNSISQTLTGKEFQGLGQLQEIYLSNGNQKLILSPMSFVHVPALRTLMLGRALTSTLYMNTSPFKPLSNLTILDLSNNNIANIKIDLLDGLENLKVLKFQHNNLARLWKSANPGGPVLFLRGLRSLVALEMDFNGLDEIPDEALHGLTNLQELSLSGNILNQLRDSVFNDLGSLRVLRLQKNLITSVRKEVFGPALANLSQLVMEKNPFDCTCESILWFVAWLNGTNASVPGLRDEYVCNTPQAYYNRSIMEFDRLSCQDMTPFQALYVLTSTAVLTLMVTSLLVRFQGWRIQFYWNVLINRTLGLSDASSGEGREFNYDAYVIHAAKDKTWVERSLLPLEDEQGYTFYLQDRDAVPGDSRLESIVENMRRSRKILFVVTETLLEDSMCRQFMAHHALHQVIEDSRDSVVLVFLEDVQDYKLSHCLLLRRGMLRPNCLLNWPLQRERVPAFHQRLRIALGTTNRVQ
- the LOC139418855 gene encoding toll-like receptor 3 isoform X2 — its product is MNWPDIILILLAVNLGDLITGPTLCHASQKRQKSECQVRNGWADCSHLRLKEIPPNLPWNITGLDVSHNRLVELPPASLATYPGLVHLDVGFNSLTKLEDSLCQTLGLLRTLTVQHNESLTLLDVSKNDLKTANLGTRLQLPSLVTLILSSNSISTFKKDDFYFLSNSSSLRVLHLSNLTTLAKFEPDCLKPIASIYELVMNGSKLGPSLTSKLCTELSGTAIRSLSLQKTQLVTLDNTTFKGLGKTHLTTLDLSHNSIAKIGDGSFQWLSMLEVLSLEQNNLKRLTKNTFNGLGYLTRLNLNMALVKSRTSSYPIIDDFSFQPLRALESLSMENTAFRNISVLTFAGLMSLRQLHLSRTSCMSLKIITNQTFVSLAGSPLLMLKLTSTAISRLDPGAFSSLGNLTTLLLGNNSISQTLTGKEFQGLGQLQEIYLSNGNQKLILSPMSFVHVPALRTLMLGRALTSTLYMNTSPFKPLSNLTILDLSNNNIANIKIDLLDGLENLKVLKFQHNNLARLWKSANPGGPVLFLRGLRSLVALEMDFNGLDEIPDEALHGLTNLQELSLSGNILNQLRDSVFNDLGSLRVLRLQKNLITSVRKEVFGPALANLSQLVMEKNPFDCTCESILWFVAWLNGTNASVPGLRDEYVCNTPQAYYNRSIMEFDRLSCQDMTPFQALYVLTSTAVLTLMVTSLLVRFQGWRIQFYWNVLINRTLGLSDASSGEGREFNYDAYVIHAAKDKTWVERSLLPLEDEQGYTFYLQDRDAVPGDSRLESIVENMRRSRKILFVVTETLLEDSMCRQFMAHHALHQVIEDSRDSVVLVFLEDVQDYKLSHCLLLRRGMLRPNCLLNWPLQRERVPAFHQRLRIALGTTNRVQ